Proteins from a genomic interval of Oncorhynchus kisutch isolate 150728-3 linkage group LG28, Okis_V2, whole genome shotgun sequence:
- the thy1 gene encoding thy-1 membrane glycoprotein: MYILATAVCLLGFASAQKVTKLTSCLTKEKNLRMDCEYELTAATPVPTCTYTQENNVVGSTDPAKSQDPTFKNRGAVAIMEGISICRLNLTGFSDDKPKNFTCTIKQKETVSKTSTVEKKLLLQCSAWSEHGSMLMLTVTSLVLLLEAKWL; encoded by the exons ATGTACATCCTAGCCACAGCTGTCTGCCTGTTGG GTTTTGCCTCAGCCCAGAAGGTGACTAAGCTGACCTCCTGCCTGACGAAGGAGAAAAACCTGAGGATGGACTGTGAATACGAGCTGACAGCTGCGACACCAGTTCCTACCTGCACATACACCCAGGAGAACAATGTGGTGGGCAGCACAGACCCTGCTAAGAGTCAGGACCCCACCTTCAAGAACCGTGGTGCTGTCGCCATCATGGAAGGCATCTCCATCTGCCGTCTCAACCTCACTGGCTTTTCCGACGACAAGCCCAAAAACTTCACCTGCACCATCAAGCAGAAAGAGACGGTGTCAAAAACTTCCACTGTGGAAAAGA agcTACTCCTCCAGTGTTCAGCGTGGAGTGAGCATGGCAGCATGTTGATGTTGACTGTGACATCACTTGTTTTGCTGCTGGAAGCCAAGTGGCTGTGA